From one Leptospiraceae bacterium genomic stretch:
- a CDS encoding phospholipase D family protein: protein METIFISDANLLLKHFEKEIADCKSFRFAVAWASTAGGRGKHWQLIDSNQAKLTQAIVGIQFHQTEPEALFQLHKWNKLNIVYDTAGVFHPKFYLFENESSFSLITGSSNFTAGGFHKNTESNVLIKGNKKESIFSELEGFYRMCKEKSRIPDKMDLVAYQKEYERANLQSGYLSTYFAPEERHELITKAGDSLPDYSWENIFQFTWDEYVHGLKYLSITKYYNATFYRLNEEGWRTDTVYAIDSYKKIILEYKTLSNMPEEERKAFCGTLRISEKYGDSGWLGSMTGAGYFKQMVINEPKILDEFLNLIPIEGSVSEDSLNEYLSGILSIENVGNGIALRLLSAKRPDLFLSINKATGNDLFEMTGLKGLKNSQKKEEFIEAYIELHRRIYRSPWFQFNLPTDGLESKIAKYRVALLDCFFYEG, encoded by the coding sequence ATGGAAACAATTTTTATTTCAGATGCGAATCTATTGTTAAAACACTTTGAAAAGGAAATCGCAGACTGCAAATCATTTCGATTTGCAGTAGCCTGGGCTTCAACAGCAGGTGGAAGAGGAAAACATTGGCAGTTGATTGATAGCAATCAAGCTAAATTGACTCAAGCAATTGTCGGAATTCAATTTCATCAGACTGAGCCAGAAGCTTTATTTCAATTGCATAAATGGAATAAGCTGAATATTGTTTATGATACAGCAGGCGTGTTTCATCCAAAATTCTATTTATTTGAAAATGAATCTTCCTTCTCATTGATTACAGGAAGTTCCAATTTCACAGCAGGTGGATTTCACAAGAATACGGAAAGCAATGTTCTAATCAAAGGGAACAAAAAAGAATCTATCTTCTCTGAACTTGAAGGATTTTATAGAATGTGCAAAGAAAAGTCACGCATACCTGATAAAATGGATTTAGTGGCTTATCAAAAGGAATATGAAAGGGCTAACTTGCAGTCTGGATACTTAAGCACATACTTTGCTCCAGAAGAAAGACATGAATTAATTACAAAAGCTGGCGACTCATTGCCAGATTATTCTTGGGAAAATATTTTTCAATTCACTTGGGATGAATATGTGCATGGATTGAAATATTTATCTATTACGAAATATTATAATGCTACTTTTTATCGACTCAATGAAGAAGGATGGCGGACTGATACAGTTTACGCAATAGATAGTTATAAGAAAATTATTCTGGAATATAAAACTCTTTCTAATATGCCTGAAGAAGAAAGAAAAGCTTTTTGTGGCACTCTGAGAATTTCTGAAAAATACGGGGATAGTGGCTGGTTAGGCTCAATGACTGGAGCTGGCTATTTTAAACAAATGGTTATCAATGAACCAAAAATTCTGGATGAATTTTTAAACTTAATACCAATAGAAGGTTCAGTTTCAGAGGATTCTCTCAATGAATATTTAAGTGGGATACTATCTATTGAAAATGTTGGTAATGGAATTGCACTTAGGTTACTTTCAGCGAAACGACCTGATTTATTTTTATCTATCAATAAAGCTACAGGAAATGACTTATTTGAAATGACTGGATTAAAAGGATTGAAGAATTCTCAGAAGAAAGAAGAATTTATTGAGGCTTATATTGAATTACATCGAAGAATTTATCGTTCCCCTTGGTTTCAATTTAATCTTCCTACTGACGGGTTAGAATCCAAGATCGCAAAATATAGAGTAGCCCTATTGGATTGTTTTTTCTATGAAGGATGA